One window from the genome of Hydra vulgaris chromosome 02, alternate assembly HydraT2T_AEP encodes:
- the LOC105845655 gene encoding olfactory receptor 1J1 gives MLSHWEVIFKSVFYSFFFVCGLIGNILVILFFGFKMKKSAQFRLFVVYLAIADCFYAVVSPIHLIYLLVTNNKWTVGKELCKILSVSGPLTVNVSAWILCLMGYERYRAICHPFARRFTKKMIHISVGLIWIACIGLKMLTFIRTNVTNNECYPHFDGLAEQTINAGVSLLAESILPIIVLSYYLVRVTITMKKRSKLFQTNDDNSICLRKDSCNNSSNSLITHENHSVINDNKISNSKKNNSSNFLQVASSTNNNLLKNDINCFSEIEMNDLNIKPPLKISKKKNTLMLWNFIRRKNPVIKLVITSSASKKNSSNKADREIIIVFFLAVLMFVITTFPFTLNYFIACYLLSYSFSDEQVLKYGPTMEKTSDWLAFLVLSGCLSNVIIYSGKFPDFRYQIYKWANNILVKICSKVDFRKKNNEVLESSL, from the coding sequence atgttaagccACTGGGAAGTCATTTTCAAAAGTGtgttctactcttttttttttgtatgcgGACTGATCGGAAATATACTTGTAATTCTATTCTTTGGTTTTAAGATGAAGAAATCTGCCCAATTTcgtttatttgttgtttatcTTGCCATTGCTGACTGCTTTTACGCTGTTGTATCTCCTATACATTTAATATACTTGCTAGTAACCAATAACAAATGGACTGTTGGCAAAGAACTATGCAAAATACTGTCAGTCTCAGGACCGTTAACGGTAAACGTCAGTGCATGGATATTGTGTCTAATGGGATACGAAAGATATCGAGCAATTTGTCACCCGTTTGCCAgacgttttacaaaaaaaatgattcatATTTCGGTTGGGTTGATCTGGATTGCTTGTATTGGATTAAAAATGCTTACTTTTATTAGAACCAATGTTACCAATAACGAGTGTTATCCACATTTTGATGGATTAGCAGAACAGACAATAAATGCAGGCGTGTCTCTTTTGGCTGAAAGTATTCTTCCAATTATTGtattatcttattatttagTACGAGTGACTATAACCATgaaaaaaagatctaaattgTTTCAAACCAATGACGATAATTCTATTTGCTTGAGAAAAGATTCATGTAACAATTCGTCAAACTCTTTAATAACACATGAAAACCATTCTGTAATTAAcgataataaaatttctaatagtaaaaaaaataactcaagtAATTTTCTCCAAGTAGCTTCTAGCACCAacaataatcttttgaaaaacgATATAAATTGTTTCAGTGAGATAGAAATGAacgatttaaatataaaacctcctttaaaaatttcaaagaaaaaaaacactttaatgtTGTGGAACTTCATAAGAAGAAAAAATCCTGTCATCAAGCTGGTGATTACATCTagtgcatcaaaaaaaaactcttcaaaCAAAGCAGATCgagaaattattattgttttttttttagctgtgcTTATGTTTGTGATAACAACGTTTCCTTTCACTCTAAACTATTTTATCGCTTGCTATCTGCTAAGTTATTCTTTCAGTGATGAACAAGTTCTGAAATATGGTCCTACAATGGAAAAAACAAGTGACTGGTTAGCTTTTCTTGTTCTCTCTGGTTGTTTATCCAATGTAATAATTTATAGCGGAAAGTTCCCCGATTTTCgttatcaaatttataaatggGCTAACAATATTTTAGTcaaaatatgttcaaaagttgactttagaaaaaaaaacaatgaagttTTAGAATCAAGTTTGTAG